The Paenibacillus tianjinensis genome has a window encoding:
- the bshC gene encoding bacillithiol biosynthesis cysteine-adding enzyme BshC: MNVAPEPLPGGSALARDYIDRYESVGHLYGGDFRNEESRRKRAEWLDGNEDQRANRAEVASVLRLYNERHNSSPEVMASLALLEQPGTLVITGGQQSGLFTGPLFVVYKAMTTILAAREAAARLGRPVVPLFWIAGEDHDWDEVNHTYVLNRTGEIAKIKLDKPEGPRASVSGITVEEQSWQQVTELLEGMLQESEFKPQIMEFIRTSSDAACSMSDAFAKLMGSLFGKFGLILLDSADPSLRRLERPFFKALIERNDELEAAYKDTAANIIAAGYDLQADVTPGNANLFYIHEGARLLLHKSEGRFSDRKGEVSFSREELLLILDEHPERFSNNVLTRPLMQDYILPVLATVLGQGEMAYWAIPRDAFHVVGGQMPLILPRMSFTVIEGTLHKHMDKYGLSFADVRSGLEGKRKEWLAAQDELELGRRFEEAKEAFSAMYEPLIEQLGNIQAGLLKLGNNNKEKILDQIAFLQGKAMDAMEKQNEAALRQWERIELSLMPAGKLQERVYNIMYYLNRYGLSWLDELMTIPADYSGTHRIIYM; this comes from the coding sequence ATGAATGTAGCACCGGAACCGCTACCGGGCGGATCTGCGCTCGCACGCGATTATATAGACCGCTATGAATCGGTAGGCCATTTGTACGGCGGAGATTTCAGAAATGAAGAGAGCAGAAGGAAACGGGCGGAGTGGCTGGATGGCAATGAGGATCAGCGTGCCAACCGGGCTGAGGTAGCTTCAGTGTTGCGCCTTTATAATGAACGTCATAATTCCTCTCCTGAGGTGATGGCATCACTTGCGCTGCTTGAGCAGCCTGGAACACTGGTGATTACCGGCGGGCAGCAAAGCGGCCTGTTCACAGGACCACTCTTCGTTGTGTATAAGGCGATGACAACAATTCTGGCGGCTAGAGAAGCCGCAGCCCGGCTGGGGCGGCCTGTCGTTCCGCTATTCTGGATCGCCGGAGAGGATCATGACTGGGATGAGGTGAATCATACCTATGTTTTGAACCGGACGGGTGAGATTGCCAAAATCAAGCTGGACAAACCGGAAGGGCCGCGCGCTTCAGTTAGCGGTATCACGGTAGAAGAGCAGAGCTGGCAGCAGGTGACTGAACTGCTGGAGGGCATGCTGCAGGAAAGTGAATTTAAACCGCAAATCATGGAGTTTATCCGTACTTCCTCAGATGCAGCATGCAGTATGAGTGATGCTTTTGCTAAGTTAATGGGTTCTTTGTTCGGCAAATTCGGCCTTATTCTGCTTGACTCTGCCGATCCGTCGCTGCGCAGGCTGGAGCGTCCATTCTTCAAGGCACTGATTGAACGGAATGATGAGCTGGAAGCCGCCTATAAGGACACAGCTGCCAATATTATTGCCGCAGGTTATGATCTGCAGGCGGATGTGACGCCGGGTAATGCCAATCTCTTCTATATACATGAAGGAGCGCGGCTGCTGCTGCATAAATCGGAAGGAAGATTCAGCGACCGCAAAGGAGAGGTCTCTTTTTCACGGGAGGAGCTGCTGCTGATCCTGGACGAGCATCCGGAACGGTTCAGCAACAATGTTCTGACCCGCCCGCTGATGCAGGACTATATCCTGCCGGTTCTGGCAACCGTACTCGGACAAGGGGAAATGGCTTACTGGGCGATTCCGCGCGATGCGTTTCATGTGGTTGGCGGACAGATGCCACTGATTCTCCCGCGGATGTCCTTTACGGTAATAGAAGGTACACTCCACAAACATATGGATAAATACGGACTTTCCTTCGCGGATGTCCGCTCCGGTCTTGAGGGGAAGCGGAAGGAATGGCTGGCGGCCCAGGATGAACTTGAGCTTGGACGGCGGTTCGAGGAGGCTAAAGAAGCCTTCTCCGCAATGTATGAACCGCTGATCGAACAGCTCGGCAACATTCAGGCCGGACTGCTGAAACTCGGCAACAACAATAAAGAGAAAATTCTCGATCAGATTGCCTTTCTGCAAGGAAAAGCCATGGATGCCATGGAAAAGCAGAACGAAGCAGCGCTCCGCCAGTGGGAACGGATTGAGCTGTCGCTTATGCCTGCAGGTAAGCTCCAGGAGAGGGTATACAATATTATGTACTACTTGAATCGGTATGGCCTGTCCTGGCTGGATGAGCTGATGACCATCCCGGCGGATTACAGCGGAACGCACCGGATTATTTATATGTAG
- a CDS encoding ABC transporter ATP-binding protein, which yields MSKNLIEVEGLKKYFNVGKGKVLKAVDNINFTIREGETLGMVGESGCGKTTAGRTVLRLYEPTAGSVKYNGTDIYKLSSGKMKAMRRDMQMIFQDPYASLNPRFTVSDIIGEALDIHGMAGSRAERKKRIEELLDMVGLNHDHATRYPHEFSGGQRQRIGIARSLAVNPKFIVCDEPISALDVSIQAQVVNLLKELQDRLGLTYLFIAHDLSMVKHISDRVAVMYLGRMVELAESEELYANPIHPYTKSLLSAIPVPDPEIEVNKKRIHLHDELGSPIFAAGSKSNDSDFELVEVSKGHFVAKQFA from the coding sequence TCAATGTAGGCAAAGGTAAAGTTCTTAAGGCTGTGGATAATATTAATTTCACAATCCGTGAAGGCGAAACCCTCGGGATGGTAGGCGAATCCGGTTGCGGTAAAACTACTGCTGGCCGTACGGTTCTTCGTCTATACGAACCGACTGCCGGAAGCGTGAAATATAATGGTACTGATATTTACAAATTGTCATCCGGTAAAATGAAAGCTATGCGCCGCGATATGCAAATGATTTTCCAGGATCCGTACGCATCGCTTAACCCGCGGTTCACGGTTTCTGATATCATCGGCGAAGCGCTGGATATTCACGGTATGGCCGGAAGCCGCGCTGAACGCAAGAAACGGATTGAAGAGCTGCTGGATATGGTTGGTCTTAACCATGATCATGCTACCCGCTATCCGCATGAGTTCTCCGGCGGACAACGCCAGCGTATCGGAATTGCCCGTTCGCTTGCAGTTAATCCTAAATTCATCGTCTGCGATGAGCCGATTTCTGCGCTTGACGTGTCGATTCAGGCACAGGTTGTCAACCTGCTGAAGGAATTGCAGGACCGTCTTGGCCTGACTTATCTCTTTATCGCGCATGACCTGTCCATGGTTAAGCACATCAGTGACCGCGTAGCGGTTATGTACCTGGGCAGAATGGTTGAACTGGCAGAGAGCGAAGAGCTGTATGCTAACCCGATCCATCCGTATACCAAATCGCTGTTGTCGGCGATCCCGGTTCCGGACCCGGAAATCGAAGTTAACAAAAAGCGTATTCACCTGCATGATGAGCTCGGCAGCCCGATTTTTGCGGCTGGCTCGAAATCGAATGACAGCGACTTCGAACTTGTGGAAGTATCCAAGGGTCACTTTGTCGCCAAACAATTTGCATAA